A region of uncultured Carboxylicivirga sp. DNA encodes the following proteins:
- a CDS encoding glycine betaine/L-proline ABC transporter ATP-binding protein: MEKQDHKIAVKDLTLIFGKNKSAALKLLEQGKSKAEVLEKTGCTIGVNKANFEIKTGEVFVIMGLSGSGKSTLLRCLNRLIEPTSGDVLVNGENITKESNEELLETRRTEMSMVFQKFALLPHRSILENTAFGLEIRGEEKEERLRKAKEALETVGLMGFEYQKPDQLSGGMQQRVGLARALANNPEVLLMDEAFSALDPLIKSDMQDELLELQEKLQKTIVFITHDLDEAIKIGDRIAIMKDGVIEQIGTAEDIIRHPASDYVKAFVEKVDRKTIVTAESLMFRKPTVVQLGKDGPEGVLRKMRQIDINVLPVIDKNKSFQGFLWLPEVLKAVKQNATSFDEFVTTEVPSVYAHYTVEEMLPLITETKTPIAVVDEETNRLKGIVAQTSLIIEATRFDKDEIAELKEQAIDQ; the protein is encoded by the coding sequence ATGGAAAAGCAAGATCATAAAATTGCAGTCAAAGACCTTACACTGATCTTCGGTAAAAATAAATCAGCTGCATTAAAATTATTGGAGCAAGGTAAAAGTAAGGCCGAAGTATTAGAAAAAACAGGCTGTACAATTGGGGTGAATAAAGCCAATTTTGAAATTAAAACGGGTGAAGTTTTTGTTATTATGGGGTTGTCCGGAAGTGGAAAATCTACTTTACTTCGCTGTTTAAACAGGCTTATTGAACCCACATCTGGTGATGTGTTGGTGAATGGTGAAAATATTACAAAAGAAAGTAATGAAGAACTATTGGAAACACGTCGTACAGAAATGAGTATGGTTTTTCAAAAGTTTGCTTTGTTACCACACAGAAGTATTTTGGAAAACACAGCCTTTGGTCTTGAAATTAGAGGAGAAGAGAAAGAAGAAAGATTGAGGAAAGCAAAGGAAGCTTTAGAGACAGTTGGCTTAATGGGTTTTGAATATCAAAAACCTGACCAGCTATCAGGCGGCATGCAACAACGTGTTGGTTTGGCAAGAGCTTTGGCTAATAATCCGGAGGTATTGTTAATGGATGAAGCTTTTTCTGCACTCGATCCTTTAATTAAGTCAGACATGCAGGATGAATTGCTTGAACTACAAGAAAAATTACAAAAAACAATTGTTTTTATCACTCACGATTTAGATGAAGCTATAAAGATAGGGGATCGAATTGCCATCATGAAAGATGGGGTGATTGAACAAATAGGAACAGCTGAAGATATTATTCGTCACCCGGCTAGTGATTACGTGAAAGCTTTTGTTGAAAAGGTTGATCGTAAAACTATTGTTACAGCAGAATCTTTAATGTTTAGAAAACCAACTGTGGTGCAACTTGGGAAAGATGGACCGGAAGGGGTACTTCGTAAGATGCGTCAGATTGACATTAATGTTTTGCCAGTCATTGATAAAAATAAATCATTTCAAGGTTTCTTATGGTTGCCTGAGGTACTTAAGGCTGTAAAGCAGAATGCTACTTCATTCGACGAATTTGTTACAACAGAAGTACCCAGTGTGTATGCGCATTATACAGTGGAAGAAATGTTACCACTAATTACAGAAACCAAAACACCAATAGCTGTTGTGGATGAAGAAACCAATAGATTAAAGGGTATTGTGGCTCAGACTTCTTTAATAATTGAAGCCACCCGCTTTGATAAAGATGAAATCGCAGAGTTAAAAGAACAAGCAATCGATCAGTAA
- a CDS encoding proline/glycine betaine ABC transporter permease — MEKIINIGKYVEQLVNWLTDHLAFLFDIIKNVGNGAIEGFESVLLFLPFYIVIGLLVILAFFKVGKGVAFFTAIGLVLIYLMGFWVETMQTLALIIVSTIIALVQAIPLGIWAAKNAVVNKILKPVLDLMQTMPAFVYLIPAVLFFSIGKLPGAFATVIFAMPPAVRLTTLGIKQVPQDIVEAARAFGATNRQILQKVELPLALNTILAGVNQTIMMALSMVVIAGMIAAGGLGEKVLEGINNLDIGLGFESGLAVVILAIILDRITQALGQKKK, encoded by the coding sequence ATGGAAAAGATAATTAATATAGGTAAATATGTTGAGCAGCTTGTCAATTGGTTAACTGATCATTTAGCTTTTTTATTTGATATAATAAAAAATGTTGGAAATGGTGCGATTGAAGGATTTGAGAGTGTACTTCTTTTCTTGCCATTTTATATTGTGATTGGTTTATTGGTCATACTTGCTTTCTTTAAAGTTGGAAAAGGTGTAGCCTTTTTTACAGCCATTGGTCTTGTTTTAATTTATTTAATGGGCTTTTGGGTTGAAACCATGCAAACACTTGCTTTAATTATTGTATCAACAATAATTGCTTTGGTTCAAGCTATTCCGCTTGGAATATGGGCTGCAAAAAACGCCGTTGTTAACAAAATTCTGAAACCAGTTTTGGACCTAATGCAGACAATGCCAGCATTTGTTTATTTAATTCCTGCTGTATTATTTTTTAGTATTGGAAAGTTACCTGGAGCTTTTGCAACTGTAATCTTTGCAATGCCTCCTGCAGTCCGATTAACAACACTTGGAATAAAGCAGGTTCCTCAAGATATTGTGGAGGCTGCCCGTGCTTTTGGAGCTACTAATAGGCAGATATTGCAAAAAGTGGAATTGCCATTGGCATTAAATACAATTCTGGCAGGAGTGAATCAAACAATAATGATGGCTTTGTCGATGGTAGTTATTGCAGGTATGATTGCTGCAGGTGGATTAGGAGAAAAGGTATTGGAAGGTATCAATAACCTTGATATTGGATTAGGCTTTGAAAGTGGTTTGGCTGTGGTTATTCTGGCAATTATATTGGATCGTATCACACAAGCTTTAGGACAAAAGAAAAAATAA
- a CDS encoding glycine betaine ABC transporter substrate-binding protein, translating to MKSKLILFIALAVVFASCNTTKKSDSQKKITMAYVDGWAEGVAMTHVTQEFFKSKGYSVDVKKAAVDLVFASLSNGDTDVFMDTWLPVTHKEKVAKFEGKIESLGVNYTNARIGLVVPEYVEINSIEELNANADKFDGKIIGIEKGAGITAKTDLAVQEYGLTLDHINSSSVAMLTELSKAYKANKWIVVAGWAPHWKFGRMNLKFLDDSKGVYGSTERIETYARKGFKESDPFAAKYFANFKLDNAQMSELLAKMEEGKDKEAIAKQWIADNADFFEGLVK from the coding sequence ATGAAAAGTAAATTAATTCTATTTATTGCATTAGCTGTTGTTTTTGCATCGTGTAACACGACAAAAAAGAGTGACAGCCAGAAAAAAATTACCATGGCCTATGTTGATGGATGGGCTGAAGGGGTTGCCATGACTCATGTGACTCAGGAATTCTTTAAAAGTAAAGGGTATTCGGTTGATGTTAAAAAAGCAGCTGTTGATTTGGTGTTTGCTTCTTTATCAAACGGCGATACTGACGTTTTTATGGATACCTGGTTACCGGTTACTCATAAAGAGAAAGTAGCAAAGTTTGAAGGCAAAATAGAATCATTAGGTGTTAACTATACAAATGCCCGTATTGGTTTGGTTGTGCCTGAATATGTTGAAATCAATTCTATTGAAGAACTAAATGCAAATGCTGATAAATTTGATGGTAAAATTATTGGTATTGAAAAAGGAGCAGGTATCACTGCAAAAACAGATCTTGCTGTTCAAGAATATGGTTTAACATTGGATCATATTAACTCTTCAAGTGTGGCTATGTTAACTGAACTTTCTAAGGCCTATAAAGCAAACAAATGGATCGTAGTTGCCGGATGGGCTCCTCATTGGAAATTTGGTCGTATGAATCTAAAATTTTTAGATGATTCTAAAGGTGTTTATGGAAGTACAGAGCGTATTGAAACATATGCTCGTAAAGGATTTAAGGAAAGTGATCCTTTTGCAGCCAAATACTTTGCCAATTTTAAGTTAGATAACGCTCAGATGTCAGAGTTACTTGCTAAGATGGAAGAAGGTAAAGATAAAGAAGCTATTGCTAAGCAATGGATTGCTGATAATGCCGACTTTTTTGAGGGATTAGTTAAATAA
- a CDS encoding amidohydrolase family protein yields the protein MIYNSHIHTFKECDIPRAFLPIGLVRILATKTGFRVVSKLLNNINPFSDQDTFDRYIRFVEIGRMSSQKDIFERCSKFYPEETKFAILAMDMAYMGAGKVPRDYKDQIKELAELKITHPQVLPFIHVDPRRPGIMDLLKQSIEEWNFTGVKIYPPLGYFPYDERMYPVYDYCQNNNLPVITHCSPFNPVHFKGKKKELMKLLTKSQSPIETKGKKRKELCAMFTHPKNWEQVMNDFPDLKISLAHFGSAYYWEEFLDKPGNPDNWFTIIKDMLPNYKNLYSDISFTLNDKRFFPLLKILLGDENINDKILFGSDYYMVQTETTEKNFSIDLRGYLGEKYYKLIAESNPKEFFNQ from the coding sequence ATGATTTATAACTCACATATCCATACATTTAAAGAATGTGATATTCCACGCGCATTTTTGCCCATAGGATTAGTCCGGATTCTTGCTACCAAAACTGGTTTTAGAGTTGTTTCCAAGCTTTTAAATAATATAAATCCATTTTCAGATCAGGATACTTTCGATCGATATATTCGTTTTGTTGAAATTGGTCGAATGTCATCTCAAAAAGACATTTTTGAGCGCTGTTCAAAGTTTTATCCTGAAGAAACGAAGTTTGCAATACTTGCGATGGACATGGCGTATATGGGTGCTGGTAAGGTGCCAAGAGATTATAAAGATCAGATAAAAGAATTAGCCGAATTAAAAATAACTCACCCACAGGTCTTGCCTTTTATTCATGTCGATCCACGCCGACCAGGCATAATGGATTTACTTAAACAAAGCATTGAAGAATGGAACTTTACAGGGGTTAAAATTTATCCACCTCTGGGTTATTTTCCATATGATGAAAGAATGTATCCTGTTTATGATTATTGTCAAAACAATAACTTACCTGTCATCACTCACTGCAGTCCATTTAATCCGGTGCATTTTAAAGGGAAGAAAAAGGAATTAATGAAGCTTTTGACAAAATCACAAAGCCCAATTGAGACCAAAGGAAAAAAACGTAAAGAACTTTGTGCAATGTTTACTCATCCCAAAAACTGGGAACAGGTTATGAATGATTTTCCTGATTTAAAAATCAGCCTGGCACATTTTGGTTCTGCATATTATTGGGAAGAATTTCTTGACAAACCAGGTAATCCTGATAACTGGTTTACTATTATTAAGGATATGTTACCCAATTATAAAAACCTTTATTCCGACATCTCTTTTACGCTGAATGATAAAAGGTTCTTTCCCCTATTAAAGATTTTATTGGGCGATGAGAATATCAATGATAAGATTCTATTTGGTTCTGATTACTACATGGTACAAACCGAAACTACCGAAAAGAATTTTAGCATTGATCTGAGAGGTTATCTGGGTGAAAAATACTATAAGTTAATTGCAGAAAGCAATCCAAAGGAGTTTTTTAACCAATAA
- a CDS encoding CCE_0567 family metalloprotein gives MSTEEIKDLEKEVNKLKFKAGLKASELHDLVEDRLYADFEDLIPFAEATYAACKAWNDKMIELQKIKAM, from the coding sequence ATGAGTACAGAAGAAATTAAAGATTTAGAGAAGGAAGTAAATAAACTAAAATTTAAAGCTGGATTAAAAGCCAGTGAGCTGCATGATTTAGTGGAGGATCGTTTATATGCTGATTTTGAGGATTTGATTCCTTTTGCTGAAGCAACTTATGCTGCATGTAAAGCATGGAACGATAAAATGATAGAATTGCAGAAAATAAAAGCTATGTAA
- a CDS encoding carbonic anhydrase: MGKLKLNWGNSAVALLLVICMAFSSAYAQEIKPQEALIQLKQGNERYVNGVSSHPHLNQHQRNLTWENGQHPFATIIACSDSRVPVELVFDVGIGDIFSIRVAGNVCDVDEVGSIEYGVAHLHTPVLVILGHSSCGAVTAVTRGDKVHGSIPALVDNIAPAVKQAKHMHGSEFSEELLNSAIENNVWQSIEDLLTHSPDARELVEKGELIVEGAIYDLHTGEVKWLGHHPKESALLKSHGTYASKH; this comes from the coding sequence ATGGGGAAACTAAAATTGAATTGGGGGAACAGTGCAGTTGCATTGTTATTAGTTATTTGCATGGCTTTTTCGAGTGCTTATGCACAGGAAATAAAGCCACAGGAAGCTTTAATACAATTAAAGCAGGGTAATGAAAGGTATGTTAATGGAGTGAGTTCACATCCACATTTAAATCAGCATCAAAGGAATCTGACCTGGGAGAATGGACAGCATCCGTTTGCAACAATTATTGCATGTTCTGATTCGCGTGTGCCTGTAGAATTAGTTTTTGATGTTGGTATAGGCGATATATTTTCAATCAGGGTTGCGGGTAATGTTTGTGATGTTGATGAAGTTGGTTCAATTGAGTATGGAGTAGCCCATTTACATACGCCGGTTTTAGTGATTCTGGGACACTCAAGCTGTGGAGCTGTCACTGCTGTTACTCGAGGTGATAAAGTACATGGCAGCATACCTGCTTTGGTTGATAATATTGCTCCGGCAGTTAAGCAGGCAAAACACATGCATGGCTCTGAATTTTCGGAGGAATTATTGAATTCTGCTATTGAAAATAATGTATGGCAATCTATTGAAGATTTATTAACTCACAGTCCGGATGCCCGTGAATTAGTAGAGAAAGGTGAATTAATTGTAGAAGGGGCTATATATGATCTGCATACTGGTGAGGTGAAATGGCTTGGACATCACCCAAAGGAATCAGCTTTGTTGAAATCACATGGAACATATGCTTCAAAGCATTAG
- a CDS encoding TIGR01212 family radical SAM protein (This family includes YhcC from E. coli K-12, an uncharacterized radical SAM protein.) codes for MNYSWGNNKRYNDYSSYIKKTFGERVQKLSVNAGFTCPNRDGTKGVGGCAFCNNSTFNPSYCGPEKTITEQLEQGISFFQPKYKTMQYLAYFQAYSNTYGETQELLKLYKEALDHPLVKGLVLGTRPDCISDDLLEHLANWQKDYYIAIELGAESTLEKTLIDINRGHTYAETVDTTQRIVAYNIPVGLHLIMGLPVETRDDIIIHAAEVSKLPINFLKLHQLQIVKGSLFAKQFRNNPESFQLFSAEEYIEIVVDFMERLNPDIILERFISQAPHDLLIAPKWGLKNFEFVAKVEKRLKERNTWQGKLFEVGN; via the coding sequence ATGAATTATAGTTGGGGAAATAATAAACGATACAATGATTATAGCTCTTATATAAAGAAAACCTTTGGTGAGCGAGTTCAAAAGCTTTCTGTTAATGCAGGATTTACCTGCCCTAATCGAGATGGAACAAAAGGAGTGGGAGGATGTGCATTTTGTAACAATAGTACTTTTAATCCTTCATATTGTGGTCCTGAAAAAACTATAACGGAACAGCTTGAACAGGGAATTTCATTTTTTCAACCCAAGTATAAAACAATGCAGTATCTTGCATATTTTCAGGCATACAGCAATACTTATGGAGAAACGCAAGAGTTACTAAAATTGTATAAGGAAGCATTGGATCATCCATTGGTTAAAGGATTGGTACTTGGTACCCGTCCTGATTGTATTTCAGATGATTTATTGGAACATTTGGCAAATTGGCAAAAAGACTATTATATAGCTATTGAGTTAGGAGCAGAGTCAACCCTTGAAAAGACTCTTATTGATATCAATAGGGGTCATACTTATGCTGAAACAGTTGATACTACCCAACGAATTGTTGCGTACAATATTCCGGTTGGTCTGCACTTAATCATGGGACTCCCGGTAGAAACAAGAGATGATATTATAATTCATGCGGCGGAAGTATCAAAATTGCCAATTAATTTTCTAAAATTGCATCAATTACAGATTGTTAAAGGAAGTTTATTTGCCAAACAATTTAGAAATAATCCTGAAAGTTTTCAGTTGTTTTCTGCCGAAGAATACATCGAAATAGTAGTTGATTTTATGGAGCGTTTGAATCCGGATATTATTTTGGAGCGTTTCATAAGTCAGGCGCCTCATGATTTATTAATAGCACCCAAATGGGGATTGAAGAATTTCGAGTTTGTTGCTAAAGTTGAAAAAAGACTCAAGGAACGGAATACCTGGCAAGGAAAGCTATTTGAAGTTGGAAATTAA
- a CDS encoding PepSY-associated TM helix domain-containing protein, producing MKVKHLFAKIHLWMGLITFPIVFFVCITGTIIVFADEIIELSAGKHRYVKEVRDEKVAIETILDNLIREYPERRIPSYMVAYRSPERSIRFNSYDPQKGLRMIYVDPYSGEILKDDGTINFFYVTAHLHSSFMWHGPGEYIVDISIIVFIILLITGLILWWPKTWSKKHLKGAFTMKWNVSFKRLNHDFHSVFGFYTLALALILGLTGLIIAFKPLAATTTDLLGGNSKTPWEATYPSYQPDIKDNFPINQIIEKTLSQFTDKDQLQIFTYFLNRESGIIPVKATKNVNLKSTTELDFIVFNRYTGEKLDIGDEAVLTEQIKNLFWTLHMGSWGLLGKIMTFIGGLVISLMPLTGFYIWWQKHKASKQAKAKFSAIN from the coding sequence ATGAAAGTAAAACATTTATTTGCTAAAATTCATTTGTGGATGGGATTGATCACATTCCCAATTGTGTTTTTTGTCTGTATTACAGGAACAATTATTGTATTTGCAGACGAAATTATAGAATTATCAGCTGGCAAACATCGATATGTTAAAGAAGTACGTGATGAAAAAGTGGCAATAGAAACAATTCTGGATAATCTAATAAGAGAATATCCCGAAAGAAGAATCCCAAGTTATATGGTTGCCTATAGGTCGCCAGAAAGAAGCATTAGATTTAATAGTTATGATCCTCAAAAAGGACTTCGAATGATATATGTGGATCCTTATAGCGGTGAAATTTTAAAAGACGACGGAACCATCAATTTTTTTTATGTTACAGCCCATCTTCATAGTTCGTTTATGTGGCATGGGCCAGGAGAATACATTGTAGATATCTCAATAATTGTTTTCATTATTCTGCTTATTACAGGTCTCATTTTATGGTGGCCAAAGACATGGTCAAAAAAACATTTAAAAGGAGCTTTTACAATGAAATGGAATGTTTCATTTAAACGTTTGAACCATGATTTTCACAGTGTGTTTGGTTTTTACACTCTTGCTTTGGCTTTAATATTAGGATTAACTGGATTAATTATAGCATTCAAACCATTAGCAGCAACAACTACTGATTTATTGGGAGGTAACTCCAAAACACCATGGGAAGCAACTTATCCTTCTTATCAACCTGATATAAAAGATAACTTCCCTATTAATCAGATAATAGAAAAAACCCTGAGTCAATTTACTGATAAAGACCAGCTTCAAATATTCACCTATTTTTTAAACAGAGAATCAGGTATTATCCCGGTAAAAGCAACAAAAAATGTGAATTTAAAATCAACAACAGAACTTGATTTTATTGTGTTTAACCGATATACCGGAGAAAAATTAGATATTGGAGATGAAGCTGTTTTAACTGAGCAAATTAAAAATCTGTTTTGGACTTTACATATGGGATCATGGGGATTACTGGGTAAAATAATGACATTTATAGGTGGATTAGTTATTAGTCTTATGCCCTTGACAGGATTTTATATTTGGTGGCAAAAACATAAAGCTTCTAAACAAGCAAAAGCAAAGTTTTCAGCTATTAATTGA
- a CDS encoding alpha/beta hydrolase-fold protein yields MKYYSLIILLTINISIVNSQSICIGEKIQIYSTHLNEEREILIHLPDSYLSIDFNDNHFPVLYVLDGERLFNQTVTIVDALSKGMYRYLPEMIVVGIINTDRSRDLTPSNDTILHNNIPIHGNSGGAESFRYFLESELGNYINQHYRTNGFNILSGHSFGGLFTIYSFLNQSNFFSTFLAHDPSLWWDNQSLIESMEVSWSKISFDTTSLYLSVAAKDTIEKDRFNHTESILKFQQFFDEHPKNSLNFKSEYFANEDHGTITIPGTFYGLRAMFSGITLPVKKIPFNTSLIEETYLQLSNKLGSNFLPESNLLDELAKYCKKVKQYQAELEIRKMHVRYYPNSSYAHSALAEYYYHHNMKDLGDKHKEISTLQKQS; encoded by the coding sequence ATGAAATACTATTCCTTAATCATTTTATTAACTATAAATATCAGTATTGTTAATTCGCAATCTATTTGTATAGGTGAAAAAATACAGATTTATTCAACACATCTTAATGAAGAAAGGGAGATATTGATCCACTTACCAGACAGTTATTTATCAATTGATTTTAACGACAACCATTTCCCGGTTTTATATGTATTAGATGGAGAAAGGTTATTTAATCAAACAGTTACAATAGTTGATGCATTGTCTAAAGGAATGTATCGTTACCTACCTGAAATGATAGTTGTGGGTATTATAAATACCGATCGTTCTCGAGATTTAACGCCTTCAAACGATACTATATTACACAATAATATACCTATTCATGGTAACAGTGGAGGTGCCGAATCTTTCAGATATTTCTTAGAATCAGAATTGGGTAATTACATCAATCAACACTATCGAACCAATGGATTTAATATACTCTCCGGTCATTCTTTCGGTGGACTTTTTACGATTTATTCGTTCCTAAATCAATCAAACTTCTTCAGTACTTTTTTAGCTCATGATCCTAGTCTTTGGTGGGATAATCAAAGCCTGATTGAAAGTATGGAAGTTTCATGGAGTAAAATTTCATTTGATACAACAAGTCTATACCTTTCAGTTGCAGCAAAGGATACAATTGAAAAAGACAGGTTTAACCATACTGAATCAATTCTAAAATTTCAACAATTCTTTGATGAACATCCAAAAAACTCATTGAATTTCAAAAGTGAATATTTCGCAAATGAAGATCATGGAACAATTACTATTCCTGGCACTTTTTATGGATTAAGAGCCATGTTTAGTGGCATTACTTTGCCTGTTAAAAAGATTCCATTCAATACAAGTTTAATTGAAGAGACGTATCTACAACTATCTAATAAATTAGGAAGCAATTTCTTACCAGAATCAAATCTCCTGGATGAGTTAGCAAAATATTGTAAAAAAGTGAAACAATACCAGGCAGAATTAGAAATCAGAAAAATGCATGTGCGATATTATCCCAACAGTTCATATGCTCATTCTGCCCTTGCTGAATATTATTATCACCATAATATGAAGGATTTGGGCGATAAGCACAAAGAGATATCAACCTTACAAAAACAATCATAA
- a CDS encoding TonB-dependent receptor plug domain-containing protein, with protein sequence MRKAILCTLILCYSIISYCQVASLSGTVLDNYGKAVAFAIIHEKNTSNATTADENGNYLLNIEFGQKTIVFSNVGFVKHELKVNIDRNLVNLPNVILEPNPKTSLTEATIIAKSNVRMVEETGFNVVAIDAKPFHNAAINLTEVLDQTPGVKINQEGGLGSKSNVTINGLSGRHVRFFIDGMPMDAMSSAFQLNNLPVNMSERIEVYKGVVPINFGSDALGGAVNIVTKKNPGTYLDASYSYGSFNTHMTFVNAGHTSDNGFTIQLSAYQNYSDNNYFVDGVKVLDFETNLYTNPQRVQRFHDTYHNETAILKLGLVNKRFADQLLFGFTYGQEYQEVQHPAYINIVYGDKHYTSSTIMPSILYSKDDIFIDNLNINLAANYNFGEGHNVDTTYWQYNWLGERRLSNSKGEVTPASDYRYNDNNGTINANLDYEFLQGHRFTINNVSNFFSREGYNILDIDDKMNQYPRVNNRNILGIGLNNDFSEKLKTSIFTKRYSYYSSAYINQVVGGVEDYMMVSKDDSRWGFGFTTTYFIADILQLKANFENTFRMPTSHELFGQVFLEPQQNLSLLPETSNNFNFGIHYNKQIKQKNFLSTDLNFFYRHTEDFIKRTVDMKKGGESYENISLVKTPGVDAEIRYSNGDRFTSGANLSYQKPMNYDTENFNTYFKAVVPNQPNFFGNADAGYFFNDLWMIDSRLSIRYTLQFIHEFANDWGTYASAEKIPTQWNHNVGVVYSWKQGRYNLSFDCKNLTDAKLYDNFSLQKPGRSFSAKFRYYINSKS encoded by the coding sequence ATGAGGAAAGCAATCCTTTGTACTCTGATTTTATGTTATTCAATTATTTCATATTGTCAAGTAGCAAGCTTGTCGGGTACAGTATTAGATAATTATGGAAAGGCGGTTGCTTTTGCCATTATTCATGAAAAGAATACAAGTAATGCAACTACTGCTGACGAAAATGGAAATTACCTACTAAATATTGAATTTGGACAAAAGACAATTGTATTTTCTAATGTAGGTTTTGTAAAACATGAACTTAAAGTAAATATAGACCGCAATCTTGTTAATCTACCGAATGTAATATTGGAGCCCAATCCGAAGACTTCATTGACGGAAGCAACCATTATAGCAAAATCAAATGTCCGTATGGTTGAAGAGACTGGATTTAATGTGGTTGCCATTGATGCTAAACCTTTTCATAATGCAGCTATTAACCTGACCGAAGTTCTGGATCAGACACCTGGTGTGAAAATAAACCAGGAAGGTGGATTAGGATCAAAAAGCAATGTTACTATTAATGGCCTAAGTGGTCGTCATGTTCGTTTCTTTATTGATGGGATGCCTATGGATGCAATGAGTTCTGCTTTTCAACTTAATAATTTGCCAGTAAATATGTCAGAACGAATAGAGGTATATAAAGGTGTTGTACCCATTAATTTCGGTTCCGATGCATTAGGTGGTGCTGTTAATATTGTAACTAAGAAAAATCCAGGTACTTATCTTGATGCTTCATACTCATATGGTTCTTTTAATACCCATATGACTTTCGTAAATGCCGGACATACTTCTGATAATGGTTTTACCATACAATTAAGTGCTTACCAGAACTATTCTGATAATAATTATTTCGTGGATGGTGTTAAAGTGCTTGATTTTGAAACTAATTTATATACAAATCCCCAACGGGTTCAGCGTTTTCATGATACATACCATAACGAAACAGCCATTCTTAAATTAGGATTAGTAAACAAACGATTTGCTGATCAGTTGTTGTTTGGTTTTACTTATGGGCAGGAATATCAGGAAGTTCAGCATCCAGCTTACATCAATATTGTATATGGAGATAAACACTATACTTCAAGTACAATAATGCCGTCTATATTGTATTCAAAGGATGATATTTTTATAGATAATCTGAATATAAATCTTGCAGCCAATTATAACTTTGGAGAAGGACATAATGTCGATACAACTTATTGGCAATACAACTGGTTGGGAGAGCGAAGACTATCTAATTCAAAAGGAGAGGTGACACCAGCTTCTGATTACCGATATAATGATAATAACGGAACTATTAATGCCAATCTTGATTATGAATTCCTTCAAGGACATCGTTTTACAATAAACAATGTTAGTAACTTTTTTTCGCGAGAAGGATACAATATTTTGGATATTGATGATAAAATGAATCAGTATCCGCGCGTAAATAACAGGAATATTTTGGGTATTGGTTTAAATAATGATTTTAGCGAGAAACTAAAGACATCAATTTTCACAAAACGATATTCATATTATTCATCGGCATATATTAATCAGGTTGTAGGGGGCGTTGAAGATTATATGATGGTTTCAAAGGATGATTCAAGATGGGGCTTTGGTTTTACAACAACTTACTTCATAGCTGATATACTTCAACTAAAAGCGAATTTTGAGAATACATTTCGAATGCCAACAAGTCATGAGCTATTTGGACAGGTTTTTCTTGAGCCCCAACAGAATCTGTCGCTCTTGCCTGAAACAAGTAATAATTTCAATTTTGGTATCCATTATAATAAACAGATAAAGCAAAAAAATTTCTTAAGCACAGATTTAAATTTCTTTTATCGACACACAGAGGATTTCATAAAACGTACGGTTGATATGAAAAAAGGAGGTGAGTCGTATGAAAATATTTCCTTGGTTAAAACTCCTGGTGTTGATGCTGAAATAAGGTATTCTAATGGGGATCGGTTTACGAGTGGAGCAAATCTGTCGTACCAAAAACCAATGAATTATGATACGGAAAACTTCAATACTTATTTCAAGGCTGTAGTTCCAAATCAACCCAATTTCTTTGGTAATGCTGATGCAGGATATTTCTTCAATGATTTATGGATGATTGATAGTCGGTTAAGTATAAGATACACTTTGCAATTTATCCATGAATTTGCAAATGATTGGGGTACATATGCTTCAGCAGAAAAAATACCTACCCAATGGAATCATAATGTAGGCGTAGTTTATTCATGGAAACAAGGTAGATATAATTTATCCTTCGATTGTAAAAATCTTACTGATGCTAAGCTATACGACAATTTCAGTTTACAGAAGCCGGGACGAAGTTTCTCGGCTAAATTCAGATACTACATCAATAGTAAGAGTTAG